The Bacteroidales bacterium genome contains the following window.
ACTTTGTCATTTGTATAATCCAAGCGATAATCAACATTATCAACATAAGAATTGTTCACAGAATCCGACAAATGTATATTTCCCCATCCAAATCGTGAACTTATCCCCAGATGCACTGTTTTTTTTGGAAAAAAAACGCCCCCGATCCAGACACCTGCATGACTGAAGTTGGTTCTGAGGGGTTTTCCCTTATAATATTCAGGCTTGCCATCTAAAACATATTCTGCCGGAATAACAAGGTCGTTGATTGAATGATATGTAACCAGTGTCAGACCGTAAGCACCGATAAAAAAATAATTATTGATCATCAAGGCTCCGCCTACTCCCAGAGATTCTGAAATGTTTTTCTTCAATATAGATGTTTCGCTCATTAAGCCGCCGAAACCGCTGATAAACACCTTAGGGTTTTTCAGTGTGTCCTGGTCAGTTTTAGCATCCTGAGCAATGAGAGCATTCCACAATATTAACAATATAAATAAGGGGAATATCTTTTTCATGAGATATTTTTTTGCAAAATAATAAAAAACTTCGATATAGAAATCCCTTAAAAGAGTTTATTTTTGCATAGTGATATTAACGCTAAAATAATTCAATGACTTTGATCAAACGTCTTTTCTTTCATTTAAGTATATGGTTATTCCTGTTGGCAAGTATCACTATTGCCCTTGCTCAGGAAAATAATGAAGAGGATATAAAACATCAGAACAGGGCATGGAGTTTTGGAATTAATGTGGGCGCTGGTTTCGCAAACAAATACCATGCGAATTTTTACAGCGGTGAAGAAGGCAACCAAAATGAAATATCCTATATTTTTTCAAATAAATATTATAGAGACGAAATCTACCAGGTGCTCAACGATTCATTTGAAATTTACAGCATGCCCATTATGAGATACAAACCCACTTTTTGTGTCGGGATGTATATCAAAAAAAATTTTACAACAAATTTCGGAGCTTTTATACAATTTAATTTTTCGAGGTTCACATCCGAGGGTTTCTTAACTCTGAAACTGGGCGCCACACCACCCTCTCAAGCCTACCCCAATACCAAAGACTACCCCATATGGGGCAAGGAAGACCGCATCAACATTGATATAGGCGCCAGCGGGGAAATACCTTTTGCAGAAAAGATTTATGGGTTTCTTGAAGTAGGCTTTAATCTAAATAATACAAAAGTCAGGGAAAATAAGATTGCTATTGAAACACTGGAATATAGTATAGTAAATGTCTATGGCGACCAGCCATATATTCCCAACACTCAGCTTCAGGAATACCCTGTTAGGCAGGGCGGCATAGGGTTGGGGGCTTTTCTCTCCCCGGGCATAAAATTCAGGTTTAATGAAAACATTGCCATTGACCTGCTGGGGAGCATTTACTGGGCAAAAATAAACCTAATGCATTACAATACTTTTCGCTTGCATTATAATGTAATGCTGCGTTTTCTTTTCTCTTCGGAATTCATTAAATCCTATTAGCAGCCCTGATGGAAATATCATTCAGGTCATTAACATCCTGCAGTTTGTGCCCTCATAACTGTAAGGCAAGGCGTTTTTCAGACGCCGACGGATATTGCCGCATCGACTACAATTACAACATTAGCTCCATCGTGAACCATCACGGCGAAGAACCTGTCATCAGCGGCAGAAAAGGGATATGTAATATTTTTTTCAATCACTGCAACTTGCAGTGTGTTTACTGCCAGAACCATCAGATAAGTGCTAACAATAGCAAGTTAAAATCTAAGTACGATGATTTGGAGCAGGTTATTTCCGACATTGAACAATGCTTACGGAGAGGCTGTAAAGCTATAGGTTTTGTTTCGCCTTCGCACCAGCTGCCGCAGATGCTCTCTATCATCAGGGCATTTGAAAACTACCATCCCAGACCCGTTTTTGTTTATAATACCAATACTTACGACAAAGCAGAGGCCCTGAAAGAGCTCGAAGGTATTATAGATGTTTTCCTGCCTGACATGAAATATGTGGACGGAAACCTATCGAAAATATATTCCGGGGCACACTGCTATCCTGAAATTGCAAAAAAGGCGCTGCAGGAAATGCTTCGCCAGAAAGGATCTGCACTGCACCTTGACGATGACGGGCTGGCCATATCGGGCATCATCATACGCCACATGGTGCTTCCGGGACATGTTGAAAACAGCCTCGGGGTGTTGCGTTTCATCGCGGAAGAATTATCACCCAAACTCCACATTTCGCTGATGTCGCAATATTATCCGACCATGAACACAAAAAAAATCAGTCCTTTAAACCGTACACTCCGAAAGAATGAGTATGACAGGGTTGTAAACGAGATGGAAAGGCTGGGATTGTCGAACGGCTGGATACAGGAACTTGATAGCAATGACTTTTACCGGCCCGACTTTGGGAAGAAGCATCCGTTTGAAGGTTAGGGGGTTGAAATTTAGAAGTTAAAAGGTTGGGGAAGAAAGAGTTGCAATTTCTGCAGTCAGACAGAACTTATTGCTGCCCGACGGCAGGCGGGGAAGCCGACTGCAGATAATTCACATTTGTGTTTTGTCTACTTTTCGACGGAGCCAACGTGACAAAACAATTAAGTTATATTTTGTAATGAACTTTTTCTTTACACTGTGCTCTCTGTGAAACACACTGTGTACTCTGTGGTTTATGAATTGAGACACGATTTTTTCAACCACAGAGGTTAACGAAGTTAAAAATGGAGATCACAGAGGATTGTTTATTCCATCTTGATGCGGGCTATTCATATCTTTTCCTTTTAGCTGCTCTGGTAAAAAATAATTTTTTTTAAAAGCTTGCACATCAGTTTTTTAAACGAATGAGTTGTTTTTTTTAAATTATTTTTAAAAATTTTTTCATTATTTTTTAATTTCTTACTTATATTTGCATATTTAATAAAAATATTTTTTTGAATAAAATTTACATTATCACT
Protein-coding sequences here:
- a CDS encoding 4Fe-4S cluster-binding domain-containing protein, whose amino-acid sequence is MEISFRSLTSCSLCPHNCKARRFSDADGYCRIDYNYNISSIVNHHGEEPVISGRKGICNIFFNHCNLQCVYCQNHQISANNSKLKSKYDDLEQVISDIEQCLRRGCKAIGFVSPSHQLPQMLSIIRAFENYHPRPVFVYNTNTYDKAEALKELEGIIDVFLPDMKYVDGNLSKIYSGAHCYPEIAKKALQEMLRQKGSALHLDDDGLAISGIIIRHMVLPGHVENSLGVLRFIAEELSPKLHISLMSQYYPTMNTKKISPLNRTLRKNEYDRVVNEMERLGLSNGWIQELDSNDFYRPDFGKKHPFEG